From Kwoniella europaea PYCC6329 chromosome 3, complete sequence, one genomic window encodes:
- a CDS encoding 40S ribosomal protein S1: protein MAVGKNKRLSKGKKGIKKKVVDPFSRKEWYDIKAPSFFENRNAGKTLVNRTQGLKNANDSLKGRVVELSLADLNNDQEQGFRKIKLKVEDVSGKNCLTSFAGMDFTTDKIRSVVRKWQSLIEAHVDVKTTDGYLLRLFAIGFTKRQFNQVKKTTYAQSSQVREIRAKMVEIMKREAEGSDLKELVQKFVPESIGREIEKAAKGIYPLHNVYVRKCKIIKAPKIDASKLLEQHGEATDVNTGAKVVKSGEFVEPEVLESV from the exons ATGGCTGTAGGAAAAAACAAGAGGTTGTCCAAAGGAAAAAAGGGTATTaagaagaaggttgtcgACCCCTTCTCCCGAAAGG AATGGTACGACATCAAGGCCCCTTCATTCTTCGAGAACCGAAATGCCGGTAAAACTCTTGTAAACCGAACACAAGGTCTTA AAAACGCCAACGACTCCCTCAAAGGACGAGTTGTCGAACTTTCTCTTGCCGATCTTAACAACGACCAAGAGCAAGGTTTCagaaagatcaagttgaaggttgaggatgttTCC GGAAAGAACTGTCTTACCTCTTTCGCCGGTATGGACTTCACCACCGACAAGATCCGATCCGTCGTACGAAAATGGCAATCATTGATCGAAGCTCACGTTGATGTCAAGACCACCGATGGATActtgttgagattgtttGCCATTGGATTCACCAAGAGACAATTCAACCAAGTTAAGAAGACCACCTACGCCCAATCTTCTCAAGTTAGAGAGATCAGAGCTAAGATGGTTGAGATCATGAAGAGGGAAGCTGAAGGTTCAGACTTGAAGGAATTGGTTCAAAAATTCGTTCCTGAATCAATTGGTCGAGAAATTGAAAAAGCcgccaag GGAATCTACCCTCTTCACAACGTCTACGTGAGAAAATGCAAGATCATCAAGGCTCCCAAGATTGATGCTTCCAAACTTCTCGAACAACACGGTGAGGCCACCGACGTCAACACCGGTGCCAAAGTAGTCAAATCAGGAGAATTCGTCGAACCCGAAGTACTCGAGTCCGTATAA